In Flavobacteriales bacterium, one genomic interval encodes:
- the rlmB gene encoding 23S rRNA (guanosine(2251)-2'-O)-methyltransferase RlmB, producing MASNDLVCGVWPVIEALRAGKNVERLLIRREAGGDGIKEIRQLALDRDIPWQPVPVAKLDRLTKTEHQGVIAYLSQVEEQDLDEVITMAYESGETPLVIALDGVTDVRNMGAIARSAEVFGAHTMLVPKTGTARLGPDAVKSSAGALLRKPVCRVNKFTEGLFRAREHGLRIVAITEKGTQFLDEAALAGPLVLVMGAEDEGISDSVLRMADDLVKIPMAGSIGSLNVSVAAGVALHAVLKSRNGAK from the coding sequence ATGGCATCGAATGACCTTGTGTGTGGCGTGTGGCCCGTGATCGAAGCATTGCGCGCAGGAAAGAACGTGGAACGCTTGCTCATTCGCCGAGAAGCCGGTGGTGATGGGATCAAAGAGATCCGGCAGTTGGCATTGGACCGCGATATTCCATGGCAGCCCGTACCTGTTGCAAAGCTCGATCGCCTTACGAAGACCGAACACCAAGGCGTTATAGCTTACTTGAGCCAAGTCGAGGAACAGGACCTGGATGAAGTGATCACCATGGCCTATGAGAGCGGGGAAACGCCGTTGGTCATTGCTTTGGATGGCGTTACCGATGTTCGGAACATGGGTGCCATTGCACGAAGCGCAGAAGTATTTGGTGCACATACCATGCTCGTGCCTAAAACGGGAACCGCCCGATTAGGGCCGGACGCTGTAAAAAGCAGCGCTGGTGCTTTGTTGCGAAAGCCAGTGTGTAGAGTGAACAAGTTCACCGAAGGACTCTTCAGAGCACGGGAGCATGGCTTACGTATAGTTGCCATCACCGAAAAAGGTACGCAGTTCTTGGATGAAGCTGCCCTTGCTGGCCCCTTGGTCCTGGTCATGGGAGCAGAGGACGAAGGAATTTCCGACTCCGTTTTGCGTATGGCCGATGACCTGGTGAAGATCCCCATGGCGGGCTCGATCGGATCTCTGAATGTTTCGGTTGCAGCTGGGGTTGCGCTGCATGCCGTGCTGAAGTCGCGGAACGGAGCGAAGTGA
- a CDS encoding gliding motility-associated C-terminal domain-containing protein — MNTILPNALIVGLALVFSGWTADPNSVRSAVYVIQEGEIELPTGFSPNRDGANDTFVIHGLEAYPRNTFTVVNRWGNLVYDTYNYTNNWTGENVQGQPLPDGTYFVRFSVNGGERTWQGFVELRR; from the coding sequence ATGAACACCATTCTTCCGAATGCTCTTATTGTAGGTCTTGCACTGGTATTCAGCGGCTGGACGGCCGATCCTAACTCGGTCCGATCAGCTGTATATGTGATACAGGAAGGCGAAATTGAGCTGCCCACAGGATTCAGCCCGAACCGTGACGGCGCGAACGACACGTTCGTAATTCATGGTCTCGAAGCATATCCGAGGAACACGTTCACCGTAGTGAACCGATGGGGCAATTTGGTCTACGACACTTACAATTACACGAACAATTGGACGGGTGAGAATGTGCAAGGACAACCCTTACCCGATGGAACCTATTTCGTGCGCTTCTCCGTGAATGGCGGCGAAAGAACTTGGCAAGGCTTTGTTGAATTACGTCGCTGA
- a CDS encoding type IX secretion system membrane protein PorP/SprF has translation MNRIYLIILFVGTLVRTGSVHAQQQVSVSQYMFNGLFLNPGSAGSHAYATSSLLHRSQWAQMEGAPTTSMVAFDAPLMKQKIGAGFTVVHDRIGISKDLDLSGNFAYHMRIGTRSKLAFGLRAGVSIYSAQLSGLRYWDTNDQVLDRNLTNVPVAKFGFGLYWYRSDAYLGLSAPSLFAADKAIKAVTDSTQTRYYSSHYYLHAGKVYPLSESLDIKPNVLVKFAPNAAVQADLNCNLLYRERLWLGVGYRTGAAFVGMVEYVISPQLRIGYAYDMAAARMRNYTTGSHEIMIGFDLGREAITLKSPRYF, from the coding sequence ATGAACCGCATATACCTGATCATACTCTTCGTGGGAACCCTGGTACGGACGGGTTCCGTTCATGCTCAGCAGCAGGTATCGGTAAGCCAATACATGTTCAACGGCTTGTTCTTGAACCCTGGCAGTGCCGGTTCGCACGCGTATGCCACGTCATCGCTATTGCACCGTTCTCAATGGGCCCAAATGGAAGGTGCACCAACTACGAGCATGGTTGCCTTTGACGCACCATTGATGAAACAAAAGATCGGTGCAGGATTTACCGTTGTCCATGATCGCATCGGCATCTCGAAAGACCTGGACCTCTCAGGGAATTTCGCATACCACATGCGCATCGGTACTCGAAGTAAATTGGCATTCGGCCTGCGTGCAGGTGTTTCCATTTATTCTGCACAACTCAGTGGTCTGCGTTATTGGGATACCAATGATCAAGTTCTTGATCGGAACCTCACCAATGTACCCGTAGCGAAATTCGGTTTCGGCTTGTACTGGTACAGATCGGATGCCTACTTAGGTCTTTCGGCCCCTTCCCTGTTCGCTGCGGATAAGGCCATTAAAGCAGTGACCGACAGCACTCAAACCCGGTACTATTCCAGCCACTACTATTTGCATGCCGGTAAGGTCTACCCGCTTTCGGAGTCCTTGGATATCAAACCGAATGTACTGGTGAAGTTCGCCCCCAATGCCGCCGTCCAAGCCGACCTGAACTGTAACCTACTCTATCGCGAACGCCTATGGCTTGGTGTGGGTTACCGCACTGGTGCTGCTTTTGTCGGCATGGTGGAGTATGTGATCTCCCCGCAATTGCGGATCGGTTATGCCTATGATATGGCAGCAGCGCGGATGCGTAATTACACCACCGGATCGCATGAGATCATGATCGGTTTCGATCTCGGTCGTGAGGCGATCACATTGAAATCTCCACGTTATTTCTAA
- a CDS encoding PD40 domain-containing protein: MGTRSKIIGIVLIASLLSACSNSRRAHADAAFNRMAYATASAKYDQLLQKKFDRSIALRAAIAHSKLNDLHRAVELYGMAQKEAPLQTTDGLLYGMALQQIGEVANAEIQFKNILASDSGNVIAKRLLDACYAHTSYTPATPLYEIQPVRIPELPEAFCAVPYGKGVVFAGANASVNAKRTNPLNGHSFLDLYYGEPNAQGDLADIKPLFGIVNGMYHDGPATFSSDGRTMFFSRSDYMKHRIIKDEQNVSHVQLFRAEKQRNGSWENVEQFAFNSDGRSIGQAALSADGRTLYMISDMPGGFGGTDVYQCKWMLNAWSPPENLGPTINTPGNEMFPTVLGDTLFFSSNGHGGLGGLDVFSSAYTNDDWSLPANMNAPINSTYDDFSLQFRNDGSSGFLSSNRDGKDGIYSLRKLPVEQLSKAAP, from the coding sequence ATGGGTACACGGTCGAAGATCATTGGAATTGTTCTCATTGCGAGCTTGCTTTCCGCATGTTCCAATTCGCGCCGTGCCCATGCTGATGCGGCATTCAACCGCATGGCATATGCAACGGCTTCCGCGAAATACGATCAATTGCTTCAGAAAAAATTCGACCGGTCGATTGCCCTACGCGCTGCCATTGCCCATTCAAAATTGAATGACCTACATCGCGCCGTGGAGCTTTATGGAATGGCACAAAAAGAGGCCCCGTTGCAGACCACCGATGGATTGCTGTACGGGATGGCCCTGCAACAAATAGGAGAGGTTGCCAATGCTGAGATCCAATTCAAGAATATTCTTGCGTCAGACTCAGGAAATGTAATTGCAAAGCGCTTGCTCGATGCGTGTTACGCGCATACATCCTATACTCCTGCTACACCATTGTACGAAATTCAACCAGTACGAATTCCAGAATTACCCGAAGCCTTTTGCGCCGTTCCATACGGCAAAGGCGTCGTCTTCGCGGGAGCAAATGCATCCGTAAACGCGAAAAGAACGAACCCATTGAATGGTCACTCATTCCTTGACCTGTACTACGGAGAGCCGAATGCACAGGGTGATCTTGCCGACATCAAACCGCTTTTCGGAATCGTGAACGGGATGTACCACGACGGCCCCGCGACCTTCAGTTCCGATGGTCGCACGATGTTCTTCTCACGCAGTGATTACATGAAACACCGCATAATAAAAGACGAACAGAACGTGAGCCACGTACAGTTGTTCCGTGCGGAAAAACAACGCAATGGTTCTTGGGAGAACGTTGAGCAATTCGCCTTCAATAGCGATGGACGAAGTATTGGTCAGGCTGCTCTTAGCGCCGATGGCAGAACGTTGTACATGATCAGCGATATGCCGGGCGGATTCGGTGGTACGGATGTATACCAATGCAAATGGATGCTCAACGCATGGAGTCCGCCGGAGAATCTTGGACCTACTATCAACACACCAGGGAATGAAATGTTCCCAACCGTTCTAGGTGACACATTGTTCTTTTCATCCAACGGGCATGGCGGACTAGGTGGCCTGGACGTTTTCTCATCAGCTTACACGAACGATGATTGGTCGCTGCCAGCGAACATGAATGCACCGATCAATTCAACCTATGACGACTTTTCGCTTCAATTCCGGAATGACGGATCCAGCGGCTTCTTGAGTAGCAACCGGGATGGGAAAGATGGGATCTATTCATTACGGAAGCTCCCAGTGGAACAATTATCCAAAGCAGCACCTTAG